The Macaca fascicularis isolate 582-1 chromosome 1, T2T-MFA8v1.1 genome includes a window with the following:
- the LEPROT gene encoding leptin receptor gene-related protein isoform X1, giving the protein MAGVKALVALSFSGAIGLTFLMLGCALEDYGVYWPLFVLIFHAISPIPHFIAKRVTYDSDATSSACRELAYFFTTGIVVSAFGFPVILARVAVIKWGACGLVLAGNAVIFLTIQGFFLIFGRGDDFSWEQW; this is encoded by the exons ATGGCGGGCGTTAAAG CTCTTGTGGCATTATCCTTCAGTGGGGCTATTGGGCTGACTTTTCTTATGCTGGGATGTGCCTTAGAGGATTATGG CGTTTACTGGCCCTTATTCGTCCTGATTTTCCACGCCATCTCCCCCATACCCCATTTCATTGCCAAAAGAGTCACCTATGACTCAGACGCAACCAGTAGTGCCTGTCGGGAACTGGCATATTTCTTCACTACTGGAATTGTTGTTTCTGCCTTTGGATTTCCTGTTATTCTTGCTCGTGTGGCTGtg ATCAAATGGGGAGCCTGTGGCCTTGTGTTGGCAGGCAATGCAGTCATTTTCCTTACAATTCAAGGGTTTTTCCTTATATTTGGAAGAGGAGATGATTTTAGCTGGGAGCAGTGGTAG
- the LEPROT gene encoding leptin receptor gene-related protein isoform X2, with translation MAGVKALVALSFSGAIGLTFLMLGCALEDYGDATTPS, from the exons ATGGCGGGCGTTAAAG CTCTTGTGGCATTATCCTTCAGTGGGGCTATTGGGCTGACTTTTCTTATGCTGGGATGTGCCTTAGAGGATTATGG agatgccacaacacccagctga